The Pangasianodon hypophthalmus isolate fPanHyp1 chromosome 25, fPanHyp1.pri, whole genome shotgun sequence nucleotide sequence cacccgctgagaaacctgaaagagctctggttataggtgactctatcttgcggcacgtgaaattagctaggcctttaggggcaccagcagctttagttaggtgtataccgggagccagggcgccggacatagcaggtaatcttagggtcttaggcaagcacaggttctcaaagatagttattcatgtaggagctaatgatatacgccttcatcagtctgaggttactaagattaacttggtagaggtgtgtaaattagcgaaggcgatgtccgatgctgtagtatgctctggccccatcccaatgcggcatggcgatgtagcttacagcaggttatggtcgctgaactgctggatgtccaggtggtgctccgaaaacaatgtgggctttatagataattggactaactttgagggcaaggctggcctgttagggcgggacggtgtccatcccactcgggaaggtgctgctctcatttcttgcagcatagcacatagtctcagaacaggcctagttaatcggtgacaatccagggccaaggccagggagcagacaagcaggctaaaccgaccgtctgctagctgcactgagtcgtcacttaggttccaccgtattgagactgtgtctgttccccgagctaaacaaaattatagacatactcagacagtttgttttagtaatctaattaacataaaattaaaccataccgaatgcatagccagcaccgttgatctgaagctaggactgttgaatattagatctcttacgtctaaagcgcttattgttaatgaaaccattactgatcaggagtttgatgtactgtgtttaacagaaacgtggattaaaccaaacgagtttgtagcattaaatgaagctagtcctcccgggtacagttacatacatcagccccgtctaactggcaaaggaggaggcgtcgcagtcatttataatgataatctagccgtcacacaaaaacctagtcataaattcaacgcatttgaagttctttattctaacataacatacgtagccactaaaaataagtctacccaggtgattccagtaattattatttacagacccccagggccatattctgaattcctgtgtgaatttgcggatttcatctctaacctggttgtttctttagacaaggcattaattgttggagactttaatattcattttgataatccagatgaccctctgagaacagcagttgtgtccattctagattctgtaggggttaatcagaatgtaataggacccacccatagtggtggtcacactcttgatttaatactaacattcggattaaatatagaaaatatagtctcatgtccacagtctgaagctatctcagatcattacctcatctcatttaaaatgtgtattaatcatagtatatgcaccttgccacgtcaccatgtcaaacgtacgttcacgtcaacaactgcacaaagttttatcagtaatctcccagatttatcaaccatgattggatcaccgtctgatcccgaacaacttgaccaggcaactgaatgtttagaatcaacgttctgcaactcgctagataaggtagctccacttaaaagaaaaataattagggagaaaaagctagcaccctggtatagcgatcacacacgaactttaaaacagaccactcgaaaactagaacgtaaatggcgtcaaactaacttggtagtatttcaaatagcatggaaggagagcctattgagctataagaaagctcttagtgctgctagatcaatgtatctctccaccctaattgaagataacagaaataatcctagattcttatttaatactgtagcaaaattaactaggaataagaccacaatagaaacacgcacacaatcattatatagcagcgatgacttcatgaattttttcaatggtaaaattgaaaatatcaggctagaaattcagactattaatttaaaaccggacagttctataactaaccctgtagatgataatatgataatattagataaacaactacaacgctttagtccccttgaagagactgaactaatttcactaatttcatcatcaaaatcatcaacctgtatgctagatcctttacctacttgtttcctcaaacagataattcctgaaacaatcaaacctcttttaaagataatcagttcttcccttagcattggctatgtacctaaatcttttaaattagcagttatcaagcccctgattaaaaaacctgacctcaatccctgtcaactgtccaactacaggccaatatcaaacctcccctttatttccaaggtccttgaaaaggttgtagcacagcagctatgctcatacttacataggaataacattcatgaaatgtatcagtcaggatttaggcctcatcatagcacagagacagcactggtaaaagttgtaaatgacttactactggcctctgatcagggttgtgtctccttgctggtgctgcttgaccttagtgcagcttttgataccattgatcatgctattctcctcaatagactagaaaatgtagtaggcattaagggaacagccctttcctggctcaggtcttatttgactgatcgttatcagtttgtaaacgtaaatggtgacttctcttctcatgctaaggtaaagtttggtgttccgcaaggctctgttttaggcccactgctcttttctttatatatgctacctctgggcaaaattattcgtaagcatggtattagcttccactgttacgctgatgacacacagttgtatgtttcagcaaagccagatgacagacaccagcttaataaagttgaggaatgtgtaaaagacattagaaactggatgcttattaactttctcttacttaattctgacaagacagaagtacttgtactaggaccacatgcagctagaagtaagctttctgattacataataactctggatgacctttccgtttcatcatgtgcagcagtaaaagaccttggtgtgattatcgactctagtctttcttttgaagctcatgtagataatataactaggattgctttctttcatctcagaaatattgctaaaataagaaatatattgtcgctacacgatgcagaaaaattagttcatgcttttgttacctctaggttggattattgtaatgccttactgtctggatgttccagtagatgcataaacaagctccagttagtccagaatgcagcagcgagagtccttactagaaccagaagatatgaccacatcacccctatcttatccacactgcattggctcccaatcaaatttcgtattgattataaaatactactattgacctataaagcactaaatggtctcgcgccacagtacctgagcgaacttttggtcttttatgatccgtcacgcctactcagatcaaaagatgcaggctatttgttggtacctcgaataatgcgggctacagctgggggtagagctttctcatacaaagccccacagttatggaacagccttccacttagtgttcggggctcagacacagtctcagtgtttaagtctaggctgaaaacatatttgtttagtcaagccttttgtgaatagttttcttaggtacaggggcaggtctggagggtttcacaggcatagagtgttgtggtgaaatgggatgtttggatgctgtcgcccccccactctcacacgttcactcaggtttgtcgacggtggagtggctggctgccttatgtcccagggtgccctcatgtctgtgttagcttctggctctccctttcagttatgctgtcatagctagtcttgccggagtccctgcttgcactctgcatgcaaagtacatcgtgcttaaccattagaggacaaaagctcacctaacaatctcttcctttctctccatctctctctctccctcactctctgtcgagctacacatgctacttctgagatgccaatgatgccagtgatcctgaccccttctgctcctcctcgctgcctgacccatcctgatgccctacttctggttggagttctcatcggttgagttcgctcgctgctgctgggggtggccccatatggactgcctgaagaactgtttggattgctggggatggtgccacctgggggctgtggagatggcttggggatcacatatggggagctgtactgtaatggcttgggactgcgattgctgtagtggctttggggctgcagttgccacgagcagcttcgtactcaggactccatcagtggacagtggatagattttaaccagccggacctcttgcaaatactgcgatgaatttattggttgcacaattgcactatttgtccatatagtacacaatagaagggatttatttataattgcactatccgttgcacccagatgaggatgggttcccttttgagcctggttcctctcaaggtttcttcctcatatcatctcggggagtttttccttgccaccgtcgccactggcttgctcattagggataaattcacagtgataaatttaaatatttacaatatatttttgtgaatccatttatttctgtaaagctgctttgtgacaatgtccattgttaaaagcgctatacaaataaaattgaattgaattgaattgtgatGCTAATTGAAGAgccgtgtttgtgtgtgtgtgtgtgtgtgtgtgtgcgcgtgtgtgtgagagagatggattTGTCTTCACAGTGTTGCTTATTAAAGCCCGTATATTTCCACAGAGACTGTGTGTTTGCCGAGGCGACAGAGTGAAATGCAGTAAAGTCGTGTTTTCTCTGTGATGCATGAAGAAGTGCAGAAACAGTGACAGCTGCTTAGCGAAGTTTTCTgcttagttaaaaaaataaactcgAAGTCTGCCGTGTCACAGTAACCACATAAACCTCGGCCTGGTGGGATTTAAATCCATCTGCAGCTcgacaaacacaaaacagtagAAAACACAGACTCTATCTCCACCGTCTCCACGTTCATGTTCATCTTATTACATCATCACTGAAGTGTTGAGCTGAACACACTTAATCATCACGGgttttacataaacatttatagaaaAATTATGACGTTCAGCCATATAATTAAATCACACATGATATTGTAATTCATTTCTTCTGTTAAAGGTTTGATCTCAGAAATGATCTGTAACTGTTAGATTCGACAATCTTGGGCAGGAACTTGGGAAGAGTTCCCTGTATGCAGTGCCCCTTCCCCAACACAACCAATACAACCACCCCACATCCCGCCCCACCACACAAAGCCCCGCCCCACCACACACCACCCACCCCTCAAAGCCCCGCCCCACCACACAAAGCCCCGCcccaccacacaccacacacccctCAAAGCCCCGCCCCACCACACAAAGCCCCGCCCCTCAAAGCCCCACcccaccacacaccacacacccctCAAAGCCCCGCCCCACCACACAAAGTCCCGCCCCACCACACACCACCCACCCCTCAAAGCCCCGCCCCACCACACAAAGCCCCGCCCCTCAAAGCCCCACcccaccacacaccacacacccctCAAAGCCCCGCCCCACCACACAAAGTCCCGCCCCACACCACAAAGCCCCGCCCCACCACACACCCCTCAAAGCCCCGCcccaccacacaccacacacccctCAAAGCCCCGCCCCACCACACACCCCTCAAAGCCCCACcccaccacacaccacacacccctCAAAGCCCCGCCCCACCACACAAAGTCCCGCCCCACCACACACCACCCACCCCTCAAAGCCCCGCCCCACCACACAAAGCCCCGCCCCTCAAAGCCCCACcccaccacacaccacacacccctCAAAGCCCCGCCCCACCCCACAAAGCTCCACCCCACAACACCCCACTCTGCCCCACAACACCCTACAAAACATGTACAGTTTTCAAAGAatgtttctatttctatttttatttactatttactcTACTTTTATTACTAGTAACTCATCACATTTATTGATTGTTATCTCCAATGTTTTCGACTGTCTTGAGCAACTACCACATGAGTTTCCTTGGGGATCAGTAAAGTTTATCTTATGGCACATCCATCATGAGTGTTTGAGTCTCGGTGCTGTGCAGAAGCTAATCTTACCTCAGGCAACttttctcctcacacactcgtcCACCAAATCATCAAAGTTTAGCTCTTTAACAGCTCCATCTAACTGCCTGTACTGACCACATGTTGAGTCTTCTTTGgttcatttcagttcagagTTCGTTTTTAATCCGagtctttacagaaaaatgaacaTTCTTTGGTTTATCCTTCCTTTTTAAGGTTTCTTTcgctcagtgtgtgttcacacgTATCCATgattttttcatctgtttatttccataagAAAGACATGTGTATCTCTGTAACATACTGGgccaaaggtcaaaggtcaaaggtgGATGGAGTTGTGAGTTCAATCCAAATCAACAGACAAACCCAGAAATAGACTATTGatcataaaataacaaaaaaataaaaaggaaataaatagatcagaaaaaggaaaagttataaacaggaacagaatgagaaaaaaaatctcagaactCTCACACATTAACATTACAAAGCCTCACAGAGAACAACTCAACATGGACCGGtgttcatacacacaaacacacacgcacacactaacacacacactaacacacacacacagataatgaGCAGGAAATGAAAGACGTGTGATGTTGGGGTTTGGGGGTGCTGTGTGTATagagttcaattcaattcagttcaattttatttgtatagcacttttaacagtggacattgtcacaaagcagctttacagaaataaagattcaaattaaattaaaccacaatcaattttaaatatgtgaatttatccctaatgagtgagtcagaggtgacggtggtgaggacaaactccctgagatgatatgaggaagaaaccttgagaggaaccagactcaaaagggatccatcctcatctgggtgacacggatagtgcaattataaatcattcccttctgtaactgtgtactacatggacaaatagtgcagttgtgtaaccaggaacttcattgcagttttcacatgaagtacctaagaaaaaactattcactaaaggcttgactaaacaaatatgttttcagccgaaaCTTAAACACTTTgtggctttgtaagagaaagctctaccccctgctgtagccttcactattcaaggtaccaacaaatagcctgcaccttttgatcgaagtaggcgtggAGTGGTAGATCATAGAGTTGTGTGTATAgagttgtgtgtatagtgttgtgtgtatggagctgtgtgtgtatagtgttgtgtgtagtgttgtgtgtatggagttgtgtgtgtatagtgttgtgtgtatggagtTGTGTGTATAGTGAACGATGATCTACTTCTCTGAGGCGAGAGTGATGATGTACACACGCAGATTTAGCGCATCACGCTAAAATGGAGGCTATACACTTCCATTagttgttagcaacattagcatcaTAGCTAAAGAAGTGAACTCCAGCCAGTGAGCAGCTCCAGgttgtgtttgtggtgatgaggtgatgtgtgtaatcagtaatgCGTGACATTTTCACCCAGCGCTGCTTCTCTCCACCATCACGTCCACGTGAGAGATAATCCCGAGAAGCTGCGATGAAAACCTCTGCACTCGAGTCATTCTCACTTCAGCGGGACAATTTGTCTGTCTCGTTCCTCGCCGTGTGTTTTCCTGCTGACTCGCAgagatatttcattatttactttCTCGCTCAGAGCGCCGAGACTCGAGGCGGCCCCCTGCAGCGGCTGcacttattttattaaaatcccTGCGCTGACACCAGCACTCGCTCGTATTTATTACTGCCTTCAATAAATAACATGGCTGCTTTATAAACACAAGAAGGATAAATTTAACGTTTACAAGCCCAGCTGGACGAGAGCCCGTGTGCTAGTTAAAGCGCCGACACTCTCCTCTGTGGAGTTTTATCTTTTATGGCTGCGTCCCAAACGCTAGTGTTCAATAGAAGTGCCCTTAGAATTAACACTAACAATAAGGAGTGTACAGAAACGCCGAGAGGTTCATCCGCTAACACTGCGTCACTcaggagggagtgtgtgtgtgtgtgtgtgtgtgtgactcgcAG carries:
- the LOC128317482 gene encoding uncharacterized protein LOC128317482, which codes for MSNIQLVQCVECRMFSHSSSVVSNSFICDKCMLVSSLTEKIAALEVRIQSLERVSESESSVVSVGESLDALGGVSNPPTPALEPSQRGEWVTTRRHNRKAKANAKARPQEHHSSPLHVSNRFALLSEAPAEKPERALVIGDSILRHVKLARPLGAPAALVRCIPGARAPDIAGNLRVLGKHRFSKIVIHVGANDIRLHQSEVTKINLVEVCKLAKAMSDAVVCSGPIPMRHGDVAYSRLWSLNCWMSRWCSENNVGFIDNWTNFEGKAGLLGRDGVHPTREGAALISCSIAHSLRTGLVNR